The Hyperolius riggenbachi isolate aHypRig1 chromosome 3, aHypRig1.pri, whole genome shotgun sequence genome window below encodes:
- the IL26 gene encoding interleukin-26 — MKQTSIFMQLLCLAGLIVMAFGARLPLKKRSSVESVKGNECSSSAVRMKENCFTSKQIQSEVKTLNKKTSNFKNLFQDKNTSVQLLTESLENEFKSDETCSTRHNLLSFYMENVFCVGNVTAAAKRFGIFESFLIIEDTLTQCLPYKCESTEETENMREFKKKFNVNKKNGLRKAIRELDTLLHWIHDFVRVMKSG, encoded by the exons ATGAAGCAGACTTCCATCTTCATGCAGTTGCTTTGTCTAGCCGGCTTGATAGTTATGGCATTTGGGGCCAGACTACCACTGAAGAAACGTTCAAGTGTAGAAAGTGTGAAGGGGAATGAATGTTCATCTAGTGCAGTAAGAATGAAAGAGAACTGCTTTACTAGTAAACAAATTCAAAGTGAAGTTAAGACACTCAACAAGAAGACATCAAACTTCAAGAATCTTTTTCAA GACAAAAACACCAGTGTACAGCTACTAACTGAGTCCCTGGAGAATGAATTTAAGTCAGAT GAAACCTGCAGCACTAGACATAACCTGCTCTCCTTCTATATGGAAAATGTCTTTTGTGTAGGCAACGTTACAGCTGCGGCCaaaaggtttggtatttttgagaGCTTTTTGATAATTGAAGACACACTGACGCAATGT CTGCCCTATAAATGTGAATCAACTGAAGAAACAGAAAATATGCGCGAGTTCAAGAAGAAATTCAACGTG aacaagAAAAATGGACTGAGAAAAGCTATTCGTGAACTGGATACTCTATTACACTGGATCCATGATTTTGTCAGAGTAATGAAATCGGGGTAG